One window from the genome of Salmo salar chromosome ssa25, Ssal_v3.1, whole genome shotgun sequence encodes:
- the LOC106586424 gene encoding translin isoform X2: MSVTEMFSYIQAFLSADQEIREDIRKVVQVLEQTAREILTLLQSVHQPSGFKEIPSKCAKAKELFCTVRMHLGELKNKFPVEQYYRFHEHWRFVLQRLAFLAAFVVYLESASLVTRDEVAQILGIEVVREKGFHLDVEDYLAGVLIMASELSRLAVNSVTAGDYGRPLRISNFINELDSGFRLLNLKNDPLRKRYDGLKYDVKKIEEVVYDLSIRGLTKEQEAGGDK; encoded by the exons ATGTCTGTCACGGAAATGTTCAGCTACATTCAGGCTTTTCTGAGTGCTGATCAAGAAATAAGAGAG GACATAAGAAAAGTGGTACAGGTTCTGGAACAGACGGCGAGGGAGATCCTGACCCTGCTCCAAAGTGTCCATCAACCATCTGGCTTCAAAGAGA TCCCCAGTAAGTGCGCAAAGGCCAAGGaactgttttgtacagtcagGATGCACCTTGGAGAACTCAAAAACAAGTTCCCAGTGGAGCAGTACTACAG GTTCCATGAGCACTGGAGGTTTGTTCTGCAGCGCCTGGCCTTCCTGGCAGCGTTCGTGGTCTACCTGGAGAGTGCGTCTCTGGTGACACGCGATGAAGTGGCACAAATACTAGGAA TCGAGGTGGTGCGAGAGAAGGGATTCCACCTCGATGTTGAGGATTACCTGGCAGGTGTGCTGATCATGGCCAGTGAACTG TCTCGCCTGGCGGTGAACAGCGTCACAGCAGGGGACTATGGCCGCCCCCTCCGAATCTCCAACTTCATCAACGAGCTGGACTCTGGCTTCCGACTACTCAACCTCAAGAACGACCCCCTGAGGAAGCGCTACGACGGCCTCAAGTACGACGTGAAGAAGATAGAGGAGGTGGTCTACGACCTGTCTATCCGTGGCCTGACCAAGGAGCAGGAGGCTGGGGGAGACAAGTAG
- the LOC106586424 gene encoding translin isoform X1, whose translation MSVTEMFSYIQAFLSADQEIREDIRKVVQVLEQTAREILTLLQSVHQPSGFKEIPIPSKCAKAKELFCTVRMHLGELKNKFPVEQYYRFHEHWRFVLQRLAFLAAFVVYLESASLVTRDEVAQILGIEVVREKGFHLDVEDYLAGVLIMASELSRLAVNSVTAGDYGRPLRISNFINELDSGFRLLNLKNDPLRKRYDGLKYDVKKIEEVVYDLSIRGLTKEQEAGGDK comes from the exons ATGTCTGTCACGGAAATGTTCAGCTACATTCAGGCTTTTCTGAGTGCTGATCAAGAAATAAGAGAG GACATAAGAAAAGTGGTACAGGTTCTGGAACAGACGGCGAGGGAGATCCTGACCCTGCTCCAAAGTGTCCATCAACCATCTGGCTTCAAAGAGA TTCCCA TCCCCAGTAAGTGCGCAAAGGCCAAGGaactgttttgtacagtcagGATGCACCTTGGAGAACTCAAAAACAAGTTCCCAGTGGAGCAGTACTACAG GTTCCATGAGCACTGGAGGTTTGTTCTGCAGCGCCTGGCCTTCCTGGCAGCGTTCGTGGTCTACCTGGAGAGTGCGTCTCTGGTGACACGCGATGAAGTGGCACAAATACTAGGAA TCGAGGTGGTGCGAGAGAAGGGATTCCACCTCGATGTTGAGGATTACCTGGCAGGTGTGCTGATCATGGCCAGTGAACTG TCTCGCCTGGCGGTGAACAGCGTCACAGCAGGGGACTATGGCCGCCCCCTCCGAATCTCCAACTTCATCAACGAGCTGGACTCTGGCTTCCGACTACTCAACCTCAAGAACGACCCCCTGAGGAAGCGCTACGACGGCCTCAAGTACGACGTGAAGAAGATAGAGGAGGTGGTCTACGACCTGTCTATCCGTGGCCTGACCAAGGAGCAGGAGGCTGGGGGAGACAAGTAG
- the LOC106586424 gene encoding translin isoform X3 — MSVTEMFSYIQAFLSADQEIREDIRKVVQVLEQTAREILTLLQSVHQPSGFKEIPSKCVIALERLSPVHMYFGELKPKFPLEQHYRFHEHWRFVLQRLAFLAAFVVYLESASLVTRDEVAQILGIEVVREKGFHLDVEDYLAGVLIMASELSRLAVNSVTAGDYGRPLRISNFINELDSGFRLLNLKNDPLRKRYDGLKYDVKKIEEVVYDLSIRGLTKEQEAGGDK, encoded by the exons ATGTCTGTCACGGAAATGTTCAGCTACATTCAGGCTTTTCTGAGTGCTGATCAAGAAATAAGAGAG GACATAAGAAAAGTGGTACAGGTTCTGGAACAGACGGCGAGGGAGATCCTGACCCTGCTCCAAAGTGTCCATCAACCATCTGGCTTCAAAGAGA TTCCCAGTAAGTGTGTAATTGCTCTGGAACGGTTAAGCCCAGTCCATATGTACTTTGGAGAGCTCAAACCAAAATTCCCCCTGGAACAGCATTACAG GTTCCATGAGCACTGGAGGTTTGTTCTGCAGCGCCTGGCCTTCCTGGCAGCGTTCGTGGTCTACCTGGAGAGTGCGTCTCTGGTGACACGCGATGAAGTGGCACAAATACTAGGAA TCGAGGTGGTGCGAGAGAAGGGATTCCACCTCGATGTTGAGGATTACCTGGCAGGTGTGCTGATCATGGCCAGTGAACTG TCTCGCCTGGCGGTGAACAGCGTCACAGCAGGGGACTATGGCCGCCCCCTCCGAATCTCCAACTTCATCAACGAGCTGGACTCTGGCTTCCGACTACTCAACCTCAAGAACGACCCCCTGAGGAAGCGCTACGACGGCCTCAAGTACGACGTGAAGAAGATAGAGGAGGTGGTCTACGACCTGTCTATCCGTGGCCTGACCAAGGAGCAGGAGGCTGGGGGAGACAAGTAG